In the genome of Syngnathoides biaculeatus isolate LvHL_M chromosome 14, ASM1980259v1, whole genome shotgun sequence, one region contains:
- the LOC133512347 gene encoding protocadherin-17-like, translating to MRLSVPIFLLLWVKALTLKNLSYSVPEEQGPGTVIGNIAKDGGYETLERGKKSNFRVLENSAPHLVDVDPESGLIFTKQRIDRETLCRRNPKCQLSMEVFANDKEICMIKIDIQDINDNSPNFPSDHVNIDISENAAAGTRFPLTIAHDSDTGENGIKTYQVTRDDYNTFSLDLKVRGDGTIYPELVVQRPLDREDQSHHTLLLTAIDGGEYPRSGSMQINVRVTDSNDNSPVFEKSSYTLELPENSPPGKVLIDLNATDHDEGSNGQVVYSFTGYASERVQDLFSIDPNTGVIKVQGEIDYEENPIIEFDVQAKDLGPNPIPGHVKITVKVLDKNDNSPIISFVSVRQGAISEAAPSESVIALVRVTDKDSGRNGQLQCRVLGNVPFRLQENNDNFYTLLTDRPLDRETKDEYNVTIVARDNGIPSLNYTKSFTVKILDENDNAPRFTKVVNVLQVPENNIPGEYLGSVLAHDPDVGRNGTVTYSILPSHIGEVSVYTYVSVNPTNGAIYASRSFNYEQTKSFEFKVQAKDGGTPHMESTSTVRVNILDVNDNLPVIILPLLQNDTAEIPVPRNVGIGYIVATVKAVDHDHGESGHLTYEITEGNDDHLFDMDPIGGEVRTTHALWEEVSPVVELVVKVTDHGKPPLSAVAKLVIKASAEVAAGGGGSGMSGERQHWDVSLPLIVTLCIISVMLLAVMTAIAVKSKHQDKESGNYNCRMPEYSNPPVGKGKKKRINKSDIMLVQSEMEERDSASRMNVVSSPSLITSPICFDYQSPLPLTLPRSEVMYLKTTPNSLTVPRAGCHSSFAGLSTDTPANRMSVIQTENFPSEPNYGGSRQPFVQSSTFKDAERASLRDSGHGDSDQADSDQDTNRGSQCDASAREALKMKATSVNGQPFEQEQDKSVHCTDECRALGHSDRCWMPKLRIGSQADSADNRTNLFIPVGMDAMVETEIYGTISRGSRKTLSTFGKEQRDSTVLVANVKPYLKSQRAPCPPPLQESPPAPGSPTKSGTTPPDADERELKEEREGGSDSSAYGPPDGQCSPLRTALEEPSYLTRDLRPKALSSSLIHSAVISQECGVAEYEPRDSGN from the exons ATGCGTCTCTCTGTTCCCATCTTCCTTTTGCTGTGGGTTAAAGCCCTGACATTGAAAAACCTCAGTTATTCCGTCCCGGAGGAGCAAGGACCCGGCACCGTCATAGGTAATATCGCGAAAGACGGCGGATATGAGACCCtggaaagagggaaaaaatcCAACTTCAGAGTGTTGGAGAATTCTGCACCACACCTGGTGGACGTCGACCCGGAGAGTGGACTTATTTTCACCAAACAAAGGATTGACAGGGAGACGTTATGCAGGCGGAACCCAAAGTGCCAGCTCTCCATGGAagtgtttgccaatgacaaagAAATATGCATGATCAAGATCGACATACAGGACATCAATGACAACTCGCCCAATTTCCCCTCGGATCACGTTAACATCGATATCTCGGAGAACGCGGCCGCGGGCACGCGCTTCCCGCTGACTATTGCACATGACTCGGATACCGGGGAGAACGGCATCAAGACTTATCAGGTCACCAGAGATGATTACAATACATTCTCGCTGGATTTAAAAGTACGAGGCGACGGGACTATCTATCCGGAGCTGGTGGTTCAGCGACCTTTGGATAGGGAAGACCAGAGCCATCACACCCTCCTGCTCACTGCCATAGATGGCGGCGAGTACCCGAGATCAGGCTCCATGCAAATCAATGTCAGGGTGACGGATTCCAATGACAATAGCCCCGTTTTTGAGAAATCCTCCTATACGCTGGAACTCCCGGAGAATTCCCCGCCCGGAAAAGTACTCATAGATTTGAACGCCACCGATCATGACGAAGGGAGCAACGGACAGGTGGTTTACTCCTTCACAGGATACGCATCTGAGCGAGTGCAGGATTTGTTCTCCATTGATCCCAATACTGGAGTCATCAAGGTCCAGGGTGAAATTGACTATGAAGAGAATCCAATTATAGAATTTGATGTGCAGGCCAAGGATCTTGGGCCGAACCCCATACCGGGCCATGTGAAAATTACTGTCAAAGTGCTTGACAAAAACGACAACTCGCCAATAATCAGTTTTGTTTCTGTGCGGCAGGGTGCCATCAGCGAGGCGGCACCCTCCGAATCTGTCATCGCGCTTGTCAGAGTGACGGATAAAGATTCCGGACGAAACGGTCAGCTCCAGTGCCGCGTTCTGGGAAATGTTCCTTTTCGGCTGCAGGAGAACAATGACAATTTTTACACGTTACTCACCGACAGACCTTTGGATCGGGAAACCAAGGACGAATACAACGTCACCATCGTGGCCAGAGACAACGGCATCCCCTCTTTGAACTACACCAAGTCGTTCACTGTGAAAATCCTGGACGAGAACGACAACGCACCCCGTTTCACGAAAGTCGTTAATGTGCTACAGGTGCCCGAGAACAACATCCCGGGCGAGTATCTGGGCTCCGTGCTGGCCCACGATCCGGATGTAGGCCGCAACGGCACGGTGACCTACTCCATTTTGCCGTCGCACATCGGCGAAGTGTCCGTTTATACGTACGTGTCTGTCAACCCCACCAACGGAGCCATATACGCGTCGCGCTCTTTTAACTACGAGCAAACGAAGTCCTTCGAGTTCAAAGTTCAGGCTAAGGACGGAGGCACCCCTCACATGGAGAGCACCTCCACCGTCAGGGTCAACATCCTTGACGTAAACGACAATCTCCCGGTGATCATTTTACCGCTCCTTCAAAACGACACGGCCGAAATCCCAGTGCCTCGGAACGTGGGTATCGGCTACATCGTGGCCACGGTGAAGGCGGTGGACCACGATCACGGAGAGAGCGGCCACTTGACATACGAGATCACGGAAGGGAACGACGACCACCTGTTTGACATGGATCCGATAGGTGGGGAGGTCCGGACCACTCACGCCCTGTGGGAAGAGGTCTCGCCCGTGGTGGAGCTGGTAGTTAAGGTAACCGACCACGGGAAGCCGCCCTTGTCCGCCGTGGCTAAACTGGTCATCAAGGCGAGCGCGGAAGTGGCAGCAGGTGGCGGGGGCTCTGGCATGAGCGGCGAGCGGCAGCACTGGGACGTATCCCTACCTCTCATCGTTACCCTCTGCATTATCTCTGTCATGCTCTTAGCCGTCATGACCGCCATCGCCGTCAAGTCCAAGCATCAAGATAAAGAGAGCGGGAATTATAACTGCCGCATGCCCGAGTACTCCAATCCTCCGGTGGGGAAGGGCAAGAAGAAGCGGATCAACAAGAGTGACATCATGCTGGTGCAGAGCGAGATGGAGGAGAGAGATTCGGCTAGCCGCATGAACGTGGTGAGCAGCCCCTCGCTCATTACCTCGCCTATTTGCTTCGACTACCAGAGCCCCCTGCCGCTCACGCTGCCCAGGTCCGAGGTCATGTACCTGAAAACCACCCCTAACAGCCTGACGGTACCCAGGGCAGGTTGCCACTCCAGCTTTGCCGGGCTGAGCACGGACACTCCGGCAAACAGGATGTCGGTGATCCAG ACAGAAAACTTCCCCTCTGAGCCTAATTACGGTGGCAGCAGGCAGCCGTTTGTTCAAAG CTCTACATTTAAGGATGCAGAACGGGCGAGCCTCCGAGACAGTGGCCATGGTGATAGCGACCAGGCCGATAGTGACCAGGATACTAATCGAGGCTCCCAGTGCGACGCGTCTGCCAGGGAGGCCCTCAAGATGAAAGCCACATCGGTTAACGGGCAGCCTTTCGAGCAGG aacaaGACAAATCAGTCCACTGCACCGATGAGTGTCGCGCACTGGGACACTCTGACAGATGCTGGATGCCAAAGTTACGGATCGGAAGCCAAGCAGACAGCGCCGATAATCGCACCAACCTTTTCATCCCCGTGGGAATGGATGCCATGGTAGAGACAGAGATTTATGGCACCATCAGCCGCGGCAGTCGGAAAACCCTCAGCACTTTCGGGAAGGAGCAGCGGGACAGCACCGTCCTCGTGGCCAACGTCAAACCCTACTTGAAATCCCAGCGCGCGCCGTGCCCGCCCCCGCTGCAGGAGAGTCCGCCGGCCCCCGGGAGCCCCACCAAGAGCGGGACGACCCCGCCGGACGCGGACGAGCGAGAGCTGAAGGAGGAGCGGGAGGGGGGCTCAGACAGCAGTGCCTACGGCCCGCCGGACGGCCAGTGCTCGCCGCTGCGCACCGCGCTGGAGGAGCCCTCCTACCTGACCCGCGACCTCCGCCCCAAGGCTCTGTCCAGCAGCCTCATTCACAGCGCCGTCATCAGCCAGGAGTGCGGCGTGGCCGAGTACGAGCCGCGGGACTCGGGGAACTGA